A portion of the Apus apus isolate bApuApu2 chromosome 3, bApuApu2.pri.cur, whole genome shotgun sequence genome contains these proteins:
- the MEA1 gene encoding male-enhanced antigen 1 isoform X1, which yields MAVARSMGPERVCPEEPGPPEAPDGAAGWSGDEEEEEEEEEEEGEEEGGGGGGYLYQPLRQEPEQGPGEAGPSSAPAGFAETGPGLQERLQVPPSARRAGEAQRHGPAGGGRAPAPAARLSPQMLRLHLPDPPADSEEEEEEEEGAEGAAAQSSRSSIPMDAEHVELVKRTMASVKLPTLGIPAWASQISEEQWKDVVQRTLQARQSLGVPRPEWQ from the exons ATGGCGGTGGCGCGGAGCATGGGGCCGGAGCGGGTGTGTCCCGAGGAGCCGGGGCCGCCGGAGGCCCCCGACGGAGCGGCGGGCTGGAGCGGCGAcgaagaagaagaagaggaggaggaggaggaggaaggagaagaggagggcggcggcggcggggggtACTTGTACCAGCCGCTGAGGCAGGAGCCGGAGCAGGGCCCCGGCGAGGCGGGCCCTTCCTCCGCCCCAGCGGGCTTCGCCGAGACGGGCCCCGGCCTCCAGGAGCGGCTGCAGGTACCGCCCAGCGCCCGCCGGGCCGGGGAGGCCCAGCGGCACGGCCCCGCTGGCGGGGGTCgggccccagcccctgctgcccgCCTTTCTCCGCAGatgctgaggctgcaccttcCCGACCCGCCGGCGGAcagcgaggaggaggaggaggaggaggagggggcggAAGGCGCGGCGGCTCAGAGCAGCCGCAGCTCCATCCCCATGGATGCAG AGCATGTGGAGCTGGTGAAGAGGACGATGGCCAGCGTGAAGCTGCCTACCCTGGGCATCCCTGCCTGGGCCAGCCAGATCTCGGAGGAGCAGTGGAAGGACGTGGTGCAGCGCACGCTGCAGGCCCGGCAGAGCCTGGGCGTCCCCAGGCCCGAGTGGCAGTGA
- the MEA1 gene encoding male-enhanced antigen 1 isoform X2, which yields MAVARSMGPERVCPEEPGPPEAPDGAAGWSGDEEEEEEEEEEEGEEEGGGGGGYLYQPLRQEPEQGPGEAGPSSAPAGFAETGPGLQERLQMLRLHLPDPPADSEEEEEEEEGAEGAAAQSSRSSIPMDAEHVELVKRTMASVKLPTLGIPAWASQISEEQWKDVVQRTLQARQSLGVPRPEWQ from the exons ATGGCGGTGGCGCGGAGCATGGGGCCGGAGCGGGTGTGTCCCGAGGAGCCGGGGCCGCCGGAGGCCCCCGACGGAGCGGCGGGCTGGAGCGGCGAcgaagaagaagaagaggaggaggaggaggaggaaggagaagaggagggcggcggcggcggggggtACTTGTACCAGCCGCTGAGGCAGGAGCCGGAGCAGGGCCCCGGCGAGGCGGGCCCTTCCTCCGCCCCAGCGGGCTTCGCCGAGACGGGCCCCGGCCTCCAGGAGCGGCTGCAG atgctgaggctgcaccttcCCGACCCGCCGGCGGAcagcgaggaggaggaggaggaggaggagggggcggAAGGCGCGGCGGCTCAGAGCAGCCGCAGCTCCATCCCCATGGATGCAG AGCATGTGGAGCTGGTGAAGAGGACGATGGCCAGCGTGAAGCTGCCTACCCTGGGCATCCCTGCCTGGGCCAGCCAGATCTCGGAGGAGCAGTGGAAGGACGTGGTGCAGCGCACGCTGCAGGCCCGGCAGAGCCTGGGCGTCCCCAGGCCCGAGTGGCAGTGA
- the PPP2R5D gene encoding serine/threonine-protein phosphatase 2A 56 kDa regulatory subunit delta isoform, producing the protein MGGGHRAGPVPPGAAGAGPRPALPRKCRCPQPRPAPGGVPGAAGRSAEPMRKISCACVSAARRRRRLLLGRPARLAQWERGAAAGPGRRRRRRRARSGWGPALTMPYKLKKEKESPKSTKSATKPGSSSSSSSSGKDGGAENSEEAQQPQQQQPQQQQPTSNKRPSNSAPPPTQLNKIKYSGGPQIVKKERRHSSSRFNLSKNRELQKLPALKDAPPHEREELFIQKLRQCCVLFDFISDPLSDLKFKEVKRAGLNEMVEYITHNRDVVTEAIYPEAVIMFSVNLFRTLPPSSNPTGAEFDPEEDEPTLEAAWPHLQLVYEFFLRFLESPDFQPNVAKKYIDQKFVLSLLDLFDSEDPRERDFLKTILHRIYGKFLGLRAYVRRQINNIFYRFIYETEHHNGIAELLEILGSIINGFALPLKEEHKMFLIRVLLPLHKVKSLSVYHPQLAYCVVQFLEKDSSLTEPVIVGLLKFWPKTHSPKEVMFLNELEEILDVIEPSEFVKVMEPLFRQLAKCVSSPHFQVAERALYYWNNEYIMSLISDNAAKILPIMFPALYKNSKSHWNKTIHGLIYNALKLFMEMNQKLFDDCTQQYKAEKQKGRFRMKEREEMWQKIEELARLNPQYPMYYAPPSLPSVCCMETETPTAEDIQLLKKTVETEAVQMLKEIKKDKVLLRRKSELPQDVYTIKALEAHKRAEEFLTSSQEAL; encoded by the exons GCGGCGCCGGCGGCGGCTGTTGCTAGGCAGGCCGGCCCGGCTGGCCCAATGGGAGCGGGGCGCTGCGGCCGGGCCCGGGcgcaggcggcggcggcggcgggcgcggagcggcTGGGGCCCGGCGCTCACCATGCCCTACAAGctgaagaaggagaag GAGTCGCCGAAGTCTACCAAGAGCGCCACaaagcctggcagcagcagcagcagcagcagcagcgggaaGGATGGCGGGGCAGAGAACTCGGAAGAG GCCCAgcagccgcagcagcagcagccacagcagcagcagccaactTCAAATAAGCGGCCCAGTAACAGTGCTCCCCCACCAACCCAGCTGAATAAGATTAAGTATTCAGGGGGACCCCAGATTGTAAAGAAGGAGCGCCGGCACAGCTCTTCTCGCTTCAACCTGAGCAAAAACCGGGAACTGCAAAAGCTCCCAGCCCTTAAAG ATGCTCCTCCACACGAACGAGAAGAGCTTTTCATCCAGAAGCTGCGGCAGTGCTGCGTGCTTTTTGACTTCATCTCTGACCCCCTCAGTGACCTGAAGTTCAAGGAGGTGAAACGAGCAGGTCTCAACGAGATGGTGGAATACATCACACACAACCGTGATGTTGTCACTGAGGCCATCTATCCTGAGGCTGTTATCATG TTTTCAGTGAACCTCTTCCGGACGCTGCCACCATCATCCAATCCCACAGGCGCGGAGTTTGACCCTGAGGAAGATGAGCCTACATTAGAGGCTGCCTGGCCACACCTTCAG CTGGTGTATGAGTTCTTCCTCCGGTTCCTGGAATCACCTGACTTTCAACCAAACGTAGCCAAGAAATACATTGACCAGAAGTTTGTACTATCT CTGCTGGATCTCTTTGACAGTGAAGACCCCAGAGAGCGAGACTTCCTAAAGACTATTCTGCACAGGATCTATGGGAAGTTCCTGGGTCTGCGAGCGTATGTGAGGCGGCAGATCAACAATATATTTTACAG GTTCATTTATGAAACAGAGCACCACAATGGGATTGCAGAGCTTCTGGAGATCCTGGGAAG cATAATCAATGGGTTTGCTTTGCCTCTGAAGGAAGAGCACAAGATGTTCCTCATCAGGGTCTTGTTACCACTGCACAAGGTGAAGTCTCTCAGTGTCTACCACCCACAG CTGGCGTACTGTGTTGTACAGTTCTTGGAGAAAGACAGCAGCTTGACAGAGCCA GTGATTGTGGGCTTGCTGAAGTTCTGGCCAAAAACTCACAGTCCCAAGGAGGTGATGTTTTTAAATGAGCTGGAGGAGATCCTGGACGTGATTGAGCCATCTGAGTTTGTCAAAGTTATGGAACCCTTGTTCAGGCAGTTGGCCAAGTGTGTCTCCAGCCCACACTTCCAG GTGGCAGAACGGGCGCTGTACTATTGGAACAATGAATATATCATGAGCCTGATCAGCGATAACGCAGCCAAAATTCTCCCGATCATGTTTCCAGCACTCTACAAGAACTCCAAGAGTCACTGGAACAA GACAATCCATGGGCTGATCTACAATGCACTGAAGCTGTTCATGGAGATGAACCAAAAGCTTTTTGATGACTGCACGCAGCAATAcaaggcagagaagcagaa gGGAAGGTTCAGGATGAAGGAACGGGAAGAAATGTGGCAGAAAATAGAGGAGCTGGCCCGGCTGAACCCCCAG TACCCCATGTATTATGCACCTCCATCATTGCCCTCTGTCTGCTGTATGGAAACGGAGACCCCAACTGCAGAGGATATACAGctactgaagaaaacagtggAGACAGAGGCTGTGCAG ATGCTGAAAGAGATTAAGAAGGATAAAGTTTTGCTGCGCCGGAAATCTGAGCTTCCTCAGGACGTCTACACTATAAAAGCCCTGGAGGCCCACAAGAGAGCAGAAGAATTTCTCACCTCAAGCCAGGAGGCTCTCTGA